ATGGATAGACCATCAGCAAGATGATATTGCATCCATGGCCGGGAAGAAAATGAAATCGGCCAAATGAGCAGCCTCAACAGATCACGGGAATATGGTTGGGTCCGCCATCGATCTGCATATACCTTTAGCAGGAGGGATTATTTTATGCCGCGTCTGGGCTGAATCATTCCCGACATTAATAATTGATTTGCTGGAGGGTCGCTGTAATGAAAAGCGCACATATGTTTTGCGGACTTTTTATATTGGGAACTTTATCCGCTTGTTGTAATCCACCGCTGGTGGCGACGATCGACGTCCCGAAGTTACCGCAGCAGGCGTCGAACTGGTGCTGGGCAGCAAGTGGCCAGATGACCATGCGTTTCCTGGGCCATGACGTTGCCCAATGCGTGGAGGCGAATAACCGTTTCGGGCTCACGACGTGTTGCGTGAATAATTCCGGAAGCTGCAATAACGGCGGTTGGCCGGAATACGAGAAATACGGTTTTTCGGCCGATCAAACGTCCGATACCGCCCTCACTTTCAGCCAAATCAAATCGCAGATTTATTGCAAAAAGAAACCGATCGCATTCAGCTGGCATTGGCCGGGCGGCGGCGGCCATATGATGGTCGTAAAAGGCTATTTCACCGTCAATGGCGTGCAATATGTGGATATCAACGATCCCGAGCCTTATACGGATCTGAATACGCTGACCGGCGGCACCGAAAGCATCATCACCTATGCCGATTACGTCAGCAGCCCCGGCTACCACACCCACTGGAACGACTATTACAACATCACGTACAAAGGTGACTGACATGCGCAAACTTCCTTTCGCGTTGATCGTTGCGATGGCTTGCGTCCTGGGCGGATGCCAGACGAGCCAACCCCGTCCCAGCAACAGCCAGGCGACCGCCGCCCAGCACGGGCTGGCCACGCTCCGGCAAGTCGTCAATGCCGGCAACTACGCGGCGCTGGGTTTCGATTCGGTCGACGAGGCGCGCCAGGCAACGCTCGGCGAACCGCTGCAGGTCTTCCAGGTCCGGCTCGACGCCCTGCGCGCTTTCAACGAGCAGACCAATCCCGAAACGCTGCTCGTCGATATCCGGCGCGACCTGTACCCCGTCAAGGTCGGCGACCGCGTGGCCACGTCGATCTTCGTCATGGGATCGCGCGAGGGCTGGCGCGCGTCCGAACTGGGCAATGCGGCCGTGGCGCGGCTCGTCAGCCGATATCGTCACGGCGCCGGCGATTTCGTCGTGCACGTGCCCGCCATGAAGGCGTATTTCGTCGCGAACCGGGTCGAAGGCAAACTTCTCTTGACGCCCGTCATGGACGATCCGCGCACCAAGCTGCGGGCAGGCGAAACGCTGCCGGCGGACGTCGTCTTCCTCCAGCTCAAGGCAGCGTCCGAAGGCTACAACGGCTTGCCGCAGTAACCGTTAGCCGCCGAGCTGGCGGAACGGGTCGAAGGCCAGGTCGATCAGGCGGCGCTTGCGCACGACGATTTCCGCGCTCGCCGTCATGCCGTAGCGCAGCGGGTACGACGTGTCGCCCACCGTGTAGTGGTCGCGGTCGAGGGCGA
This genomic stretch from Massilia putida harbors:
- a CDS encoding papain-like cysteine protease family protein — translated: MKSAHMFCGLFILGTLSACCNPPLVATIDVPKLPQQASNWCWAASGQMTMRFLGHDVAQCVEANNRFGLTTCCVNNSGSCNNGGWPEYEKYGFSADQTSDTALTFSQIKSQIYCKKKPIAFSWHWPGGGGHMMVVKGYFTVNGVQYVDINDPEPYTDLNTLTGGTESIITYADYVSSPGYHTHWNDYYNITYKGD